From the Paenibacillus sp. genome, one window contains:
- the nth gene encoding endonuclease III gives MNKAQIREALDIVAGMFPDAHCELVHSNPFELTIAVLLSAQCTDETVNKVTKDLFRKYRTPEDYLSVPLEELENDIKRIGLFRNKAKHIRALCQMLLDEYGGEIPSAHEELVKLPGVGRKTANVVVSTAFGVPAIAVDTHVERVSKRLGIADWDDSVLEVEKKLMRKVPKDEWTATHHRLIFLGRYHCKAQQPRCDGCPLLALCREGKQRMKPKKTRKTSAKSREPERVDAARG, from the coding sequence ATGAACAAGGCGCAGATTCGCGAAGCGTTGGACATCGTGGCCGGCATGTTCCCGGACGCGCATTGCGAGCTCGTTCATTCGAACCCGTTCGAATTGACGATCGCCGTGCTCCTGTCCGCGCAATGCACGGACGAAACGGTGAATAAAGTCACGAAGGATTTATTCCGCAAATACCGTACGCCGGAAGATTACTTGTCCGTTCCCTTGGAGGAACTGGAGAACGACATCAAGCGGATCGGCCTGTTCCGCAACAAGGCGAAGCATATTCGCGCATTATGCCAGATGCTGCTGGACGAGTACGGCGGCGAAATTCCTTCCGCCCACGAAGAGCTCGTCAAGCTGCCGGGCGTCGGGAGGAAAACGGCCAACGTCGTCGTGTCTACGGCGTTCGGCGTTCCGGCGATCGCGGTCGACACCCACGTGGAGCGCGTCTCCAAGCGGCTTGGTATCGCCGATTGGGACGATTCGGTGCTGGAAGTCGAGAAGAAGCTGATGCGCAAAGTGCCGAAGGACGAATGGACGGCGACGCATCACCGGCTCATCTTTCTGGGACGGTACCACTGCAAGGCGCAGCAGCCTCGCTGCGACGGCTGTCCGCTGCTTGCGCTGTGCCGCGAGGGCAAACAACGTATGAAACCGAAGAAAACTAGAAAGACTAGTGCTAAAAGTAGAGAACCAGAGCGCGTCGACGCGGCTCGCGGCTAA
- a CDS encoding ABC transporter ATP-binding protein translates to MEARIRLTRVTKAYGARTIVRDVTLDVPPGHIYGLLGPSGAGKTTVVKMIAGLETPSAGSVEVLGERMPKLSLQPRIGYMAQSDALYADLTAGENLDFFASLYGLRGVRKEARVAAALELVNLASDRRKRVGQFSGGMKRRLSLAVALLHEPAVLILDEPTVGIDPLLRRDIWAELERIRRSGTSILVTTHVMDEAEHCGTLALMREGALIAAGSPAELKAATGSATIEEAFLAYGRAAV, encoded by the coding sequence ATGGAAGCACGAATTCGTTTGACCCGCGTAACCAAAGCGTACGGCGCGCGCACAATTGTCCGCGACGTCACGCTCGACGTGCCGCCCGGCCACATTTACGGCTTGCTCGGACCGTCCGGCGCCGGCAAAACGACCGTCGTCAAAATGATCGCCGGCCTCGAAACGCCGAGCGCCGGTTCGGTCGAGGTGCTCGGCGAGCGGATGCCGAAGCTGTCCCTGCAGCCCCGCATCGGGTACATGGCGCAGTCGGATGCGCTGTACGCGGATTTGACGGCCGGCGAAAATCTTGACTTTTTCGCCTCCTTGTACGGACTTCGCGGCGTCAGGAAAGAAGCTCGCGTCGCAGCGGCGCTCGAGCTCGTCAATCTCGCGTCGGATCGCCGCAAGCGCGTCGGTCAATTTTCCGGCGGCATGAAGCGGCGGCTGTCGCTCGCCGTCGCGCTGCTCCACGAGCCCGCCGTCCTCATTCTCGACGAGCCTACCGTCGGCATCGACCCGCTGCTGCGGCGCGATATTTGGGCGGAGCTGGAGCGGATTCGCCGGTCCGGCACGTCGATTCTCGTCACGACGCATGTGATGGACGAAGCGGAGCATTGCGGAACGCTCGCGCTGATGCGCGAAGGCGCCTTGATCGCTGCGGGCTCGCCGGCTGAGCTCAAGGCCGCCACCGGCAGCGCCACGATCGAGGAAGCGTTCCTCGCGTATGGGAGGGCTGCCGTATGA
- a CDS encoding S-layer homology domain-containing protein: MKSKVRIPFAVLTSAALSASLLLGTGAVPAHAETTPTTQASAAVTITFPDIVPTHWARGSVAKLAAAGIIRGYQDGNFKPSQEVTQQEAVVMVIRMIGLEDEANQIMDGVVTGLQEDAFFTKYVVKALEERILDLTAETVAASTGDTPWGKRPATREWVAKLVVRAIGERPAAGGLTFADASAVSADAAGYVAKSQELGLVTGFTDNTFQPKTAVTRAQIVTILSRADKYIPDDESRYASGTVAAVDGTTLQVRTSTGATRSFGLNGESLVFDAEGRQLDVADLVETTPVRVLYQNGQAYYIEISPATEAVSVQLETFEGELAALDIAAGTLVLEHKDGSLEPFKLAANATVTDARGTGLSLSQLTEGSDLRLQRAQGAADVTAVVVLEAAFNATGTAVAQAVNAASRTVTFADAQGAAVTYPVDANASLKLKGAAIASLDTLQVGDTFAYEIKDGVIVSLDITVQKTATVSGQYQGYAGNTITIMENGTEPRAYLLKTNVEVKIEGLTGTTIDDLQQGDLVQLRISGATNQVESITVSNRNVTKIQGAAIESLKDDYLTVRDDKGKPYLLYITSRSKFVLDGTEMTKQLYTAYLTTGRKVNISVSADQLVRLDVVTKVSGTVTELNTASRTITVRTANGETVKVPYAQYVSIEVPQQSSAGLADIGVGSVIHLNMGMNSDAASSIQVERSFVYTLTSANASTRTLYVTDAKGTPLTFTLPSDARVLGRDGQPASLSALAAGNPIVLNYAGRAIISVQEPAATLGKVSALDTTGGRLSVTDLAGNVKSFSLSGGINVQKGNTLTASASALQLNDRVLAVTDAQGKPYVFVARTEVRKFSSYDASKHEIALKIAKLGDQSKYALSPSVTVRTSADAPLALNQLKENDQITIYLLQGKIVEIVK, from the coding sequence ATGAAATCAAAGGTACGTATCCCGTTCGCCGTCCTGACGTCCGCCGCCTTAAGCGCTTCGCTGCTGCTTGGTACGGGCGCGGTCCCGGCGCACGCGGAAACGACGCCGACGACGCAAGCGTCCGCCGCCGTTACCATTACGTTCCCAGACATCGTGCCTACGCATTGGGCGAGAGGCAGCGTCGCGAAGCTCGCCGCTGCCGGCATCATCAGAGGATATCAAGACGGCAACTTCAAGCCATCGCAAGAAGTGACCCAGCAGGAAGCCGTCGTCATGGTAATAAGAATGATCGGTCTCGAGGACGAAGCGAACCAAATCATGGACGGCGTCGTCACGGGGCTGCAGGAAGACGCGTTCTTCACGAAGTACGTCGTGAAGGCGCTCGAAGAGCGGATTCTCGATTTGACGGCGGAAACCGTCGCCGCTTCCACCGGAGATACGCCGTGGGGCAAACGGCCGGCGACGCGCGAGTGGGTGGCGAAGCTCGTCGTGCGCGCCATCGGCGAGCGGCCGGCGGCCGGCGGTTTGACGTTCGCGGACGCGAGCGCCGTCTCCGCCGACGCGGCGGGCTACGTCGCCAAATCGCAGGAGCTCGGTCTCGTCACCGGCTTTACGGATAACACGTTCCAGCCGAAGACGGCGGTCACCCGCGCGCAGATCGTCACGATCCTCTCGCGCGCCGATAAGTACATCCCTGACGACGAGTCTCGCTACGCGAGCGGCACGGTCGCGGCCGTCGACGGCACGACGCTTCAAGTGCGAACGTCGACCGGAGCGACGCGCTCGTTCGGTCTGAACGGCGAGTCGCTCGTGTTCGACGCCGAAGGCAGACAGCTTGACGTCGCCGATCTCGTCGAAACGACGCCGGTCCGGGTGCTGTACCAGAACGGCCAGGCGTATTACATCGAAATCTCTCCTGCGACGGAGGCCGTATCCGTTCAGCTCGAAACGTTCGAAGGCGAGCTGGCCGCGCTCGACATCGCCGCGGGAACGCTCGTGCTGGAGCATAAGGACGGTTCGCTCGAGCCGTTCAAGCTCGCGGCGAACGCGACCGTGACGGACGCGCGGGGGACAGGTTTGTCGCTCTCGCAGCTGACGGAAGGGAGCGACCTGAGGCTGCAGCGCGCTCAGGGCGCGGCCGACGTTACGGCGGTCGTCGTGCTGGAGGCGGCGTTCAACGCGACGGGAACCGCGGTGGCGCAGGCGGTGAACGCCGCAAGCCGCACCGTGACGTTCGCGGACGCGCAGGGCGCAGCCGTCACGTATCCGGTCGACGCGAACGCGTCCTTGAAGCTGAAAGGCGCCGCGATCGCGAGCCTCGATACGCTGCAGGTCGGCGATACGTTCGCATACGAAATTAAAGACGGCGTCATCGTGTCGCTCGACATCACCGTACAGAAAACGGCGACCGTGTCCGGCCAATACCAAGGCTACGCAGGCAATACGATCACGATCATGGAAAACGGAACAGAGCCGCGAGCATATTTGTTGAAAACGAACGTGGAAGTCAAAATCGAAGGGCTGACGGGGACGACGATCGACGATCTGCAGCAGGGCGATCTCGTGCAGCTGCGCATCTCGGGCGCGACGAACCAGGTCGAATCGATTACGGTCTCGAATCGGAACGTCACGAAAATCCAAGGCGCCGCGATCGAATCGTTGAAGGACGATTACTTGACGGTGCGGGACGACAAAGGCAAGCCGTATTTGCTTTATATTACGTCTCGCTCGAAGTTCGTGCTCGACGGGACGGAGATGACGAAGCAGCTGTATACGGCGTACTTGACGACCGGCCGCAAAGTAAACATCAGCGTATCGGCGGACCAGCTCGTGCGTCTCGACGTCGTAACGAAGGTGAGCGGCACGGTGACGGAGCTCAATACGGCGTCCCGCACGATTACGGTTCGCACGGCGAACGGCGAAACCGTCAAGGTGCCGTACGCGCAGTACGTCAGCATCGAAGTGCCGCAGCAGTCGAGCGCGGGCCTCGCCGATATCGGCGTCGGCAGCGTCATCCATTTGAACATGGGCATGAATTCGGACGCCGCGAGCTCGATCCAAGTCGAGCGCTCCTTCGTCTACACGCTGACGTCGGCGAACGCGTCGACGCGGACGCTGTACGTCACCGACGCCAAAGGCACTCCGCTGACGTTCACGCTGCCGAGCGACGCGCGGGTCCTCGGCCGCGACGGGCAACCGGCGTCGTTGAGCGCGCTCGCGGCGGGCAATCCGATCGTGCTCAATTATGCAGGACGCGCCATCATCTCCGTTCAGGAGCCGGCGGCGACGCTCGGCAAAGTGTCCGCGCTGGATACGACCGGCGGCAGGCTGTCCGTGACCGATCTCGCCGGCAATGTAAAAAGCTTCAGCTTAAGCGGCGGCATTAACGTTCAGAAAGGGAACACGTTGACCGCTTCCGCATCGGCGCTGCAGTTGAACGACCGAGTGCTCGCGGTGACCGACGCGCAAGGGAAACCGTACGTGTTCGTGGCGCGGACGGAAGTTCGCAAATTCAGCTCGTACGATGCGTCGAAGCACGAGATCGCGCTCAAAATCGCGAAGCTCGGCGACCAGAGCAAATACGCGCTGAGCCCGAGCGTGACCGTCCGAACCTCGGCCGACGCGCCGCTCGCGCTCAACCAGCTGAAAGAAAACGACCAAATCACGATCTATTTGCTTCAAGGCAAAATCGTCGAGATCGTAAAATAA
- a CDS encoding N-acetylmuramoyl-L-alanine amidase, translating into MRNGWKTLSWALGGLVAAAVWTAAGTPATALAAEKESVLFVDGKESELSAVVKDKVPYISLEAAASLGAKVKAETGGDTYTITSGNKEVRFTMKEKRRFVDGTPVTDEQLALQVDKRVYVPAAWLKDMLQLKIVTDRFTSSVYVFRQQDGGAKTYSAPAAPPAGQTPVGAAAPSIGSQGAGAVKPSAGAGTNAPSGSAGTNEGVAPAAGAPMIDAAPGAGAPVTVVTAPPTMTALELSGDSLRIATTGEVSPNVFVLKSPNRIVVDLPNATIEKALDGSVSGSVAVSADHPYVAGIRYSLFAAEPSTVRVVIDLKAPKPYRLVAAEDGTGAVLHFTEAEPVRVMIDAGHGGTDPGAISVTGKFEKNLTMPIALKVYERLSRTSAIEPVLVRSDDTYSSPADRAKAANQADVDLFISIHANTAPSASVSGTETYYWRDDSLNFANAIHKALVKTIGSPDRKVKKERFVVVRDTTMPAVLLELGFLTNPSDEAKLYNEEMQNRIADTIVETIKSYYSIP; encoded by the coding sequence ATGAGAAACGGATGGAAGACGTTGAGCTGGGCGCTCGGCGGGTTGGTCGCCGCGGCGGTTTGGACGGCGGCGGGAACGCCGGCGACGGCGCTCGCCGCGGAGAAAGAGTCGGTTCTGTTCGTCGACGGGAAAGAGAGCGAGCTTTCCGCGGTCGTAAAGGACAAAGTCCCGTATATCTCTTTGGAGGCCGCGGCTTCGTTGGGCGCTAAGGTGAAGGCCGAGACCGGCGGCGATACATACACGATTACTTCCGGCAATAAGGAAGTGCGTTTTACGATGAAAGAGAAGCGGCGCTTCGTCGACGGCACCCCGGTAACGGACGAGCAGCTCGCCTTGCAAGTCGACAAGCGCGTGTACGTGCCGGCCGCCTGGCTGAAGGACATGCTTCAATTGAAGATCGTTACCGACCGGTTCACCTCGTCGGTGTATGTGTTTCGGCAGCAGGACGGCGGCGCGAAAACGTATTCGGCGCCGGCGGCGCCGCCCGCCGGACAAACGCCCGTCGGTGCCGCCGCCCCGTCTATCGGGTCGCAGGGGGCCGGCGCGGTCAAGCCGAGCGCGGGAGCAGGGACGAACGCGCCTTCGGGAAGCGCAGGGACGAACGAGGGAGTAGCTCCTGCAGCAGGGGCGCCAATGATCGACGCGGCGCCGGGGGCCGGAGCGCCCGTGACGGTCGTCACGGCGCCTCCGACAATGACGGCGCTCGAGCTGTCCGGCGACTCGCTGCGCATCGCGACGACGGGGGAAGTGAGCCCGAACGTGTTCGTGCTCAAATCGCCGAACCGGATCGTCGTCGACCTGCCGAACGCGACGATCGAGAAAGCGTTGGACGGCAGCGTCAGCGGCTCGGTCGCGGTGTCCGCGGACCATCCGTACGTCGCCGGCATCCGGTACTCGCTGTTCGCCGCTGAGCCGTCTACGGTTCGCGTCGTCATCGACCTGAAGGCGCCGAAGCCATATCGTCTCGTCGCTGCGGAAGACGGAACGGGCGCCGTGCTGCATTTCACCGAAGCCGAGCCGGTCCGGGTCATGATCGACGCCGGGCACGGCGGCACAGACCCCGGCGCGATTTCCGTGACGGGCAAATTCGAGAAAAACCTTACGATGCCGATCGCTTTGAAGGTGTACGAGCGCTTGAGCCGAACGTCCGCGATCGAACCGGTGCTCGTCCGCTCGGACGACACGTATTCGTCTCCCGCGGATCGGGCGAAAGCCGCGAATCAAGCCGACGTCGATCTTTTTATCTCGATCCATGCGAACACCGCGCCGTCGGCGTCGGTCAGCGGCACGGAAACGTACTACTGGCGCGACGACAGTTTGAATTTCGCGAACGCCATCCATAAGGCGCTCGTCAAAACGATCGGCTCGCCGGACCGCAAAGTGAAAAAAGAGCGCTTCGTCGTCGTGCGCGATACGACGATGCCCGCCGTATTGCTGGAGCTGGGATTCCTGACGAACCCGTCGGACGAAGCGAAGCTGTACAACGAAGAGATGCAAAACCGTATCGCCGATACGATCGTCGAAACCATTAAATCGTATTATTCCATTCCATAA